TTCCTCCGGTAGCCTTCTGAAAATCACCCAATATATTTTGATCTGCgtcatatcatatcatatcgtCGTTCTTTTGAACTCTTCTATAGTTAGATAGGTAGCTGCAGAGTAGAATCAGAATAGAAGGGAGTTAGATGGAAACATGTGTGCACCTTTATACTTGTAGCGCTTCATGTGACTTTATTGTGACTAAGGTCTGCGAAGCGCTGATCCTTACATCTATTGTTGATCTGCTCAAACAACTGAAGTGCGACAAAGAGAAGCGGGGTTGTTTGGAGGATTCATGTCTTTGCTCACCGGTCAAGCATCGCTCGCTTTCCCCCACCAGAATATGCTGCATCAATGCAGTCCATCCTAGTCATAATGAACCATGTTTATGAAAATCCTCCACAGTTTAGACTCTAGAAGGGCTGATCTTTAGCTCTGGCTTTCGAATAGGCAGCCCCGAGTCTCAAATAAatgatgaggctgccaaTAATGAAGCTGAGAACCGCAAATCGTGCTATGGATGCATATGCATGCTGCACAATGCTTGTAAATATGTTGCCAATAGCTTGTGCTTTAATATGGCAAACGAATCCTTCAGATAAGTTGATTGTGAAGTTGAAACGTAACAGAAAAATAAACAGCGTCTAAGAGACTCTTTCGTTGGAAGAGTCTTGAATGTCTGTTACCTTGTATTGAAGACAAGTAGTTTTCTCAATTCGCTCCGGTTTGTCGAAACCATGCCTTAAGAAAAGTTCCCTATCAATTTAGCTAGGTAGACTTTTGTTACAATCGCACGCGGGTTACTGCAAGGTTAAATCTGCTGTGGTCCCCCACGCGCAACTTCTATACGTGGGGAGTATTAGTGGAAATACGCTACCAAGGCTACCTAGGATAGAATACTGAAATGAACAGGCTTGTATCGCTGCTGCATAAAAACCCTGATGATTTGCGCATTTATGGAATTGCTGTTGGCCTATGGATTACTCCTCTACTAACCGTCGGCGAAAGGAACAAATATCTGTCTTTTCAAGTTGCATGTGGGGACACGAATGTGTTGAACCACCCACTTACATGAGCAGCAGATTCTGCTAATCCACGATGTACAATCCGCCAGTATAATATGCCCCtaagttatttaaatatCTCCATTCCCACATCCACTCCTTCCAGCTAGTCCCTCTCCAAATATGATCTCGGAGATCAGAAGCAGTTAAATGTGGATTTGTCTAATCAACTAACGCCTGCTTGCTGGTTCATATTCCCGGGTAACGGAGACTCAACCAACTTAACCATCTATCAGAGCTGAAATGAGCATAGTTCTTACACAGAGCATTCGCTATGGAGCTCACTACCTGCTGCCTAAAGTCCTTAGTCTGGGGATTGATGATTACCTAGGTAGTTTGGCCCACTTAAGATGACGATATATAAACTTCATGCGTACGGCGTTGTGCTGTTCAAAGCTTTTGCGAGAATACAATTATATGACGATCATTTCCTCTTAGAATCGTAGAACCTCGGGATTTATTTTGTCTGCAATCTGCGAAGCTGCGTCACCTGTTTTATGACGCTTCATCCTCACGACACCATAGCCGCTACTATCTTGAAAATCTCCAAACTCACCATCACACGAAATTCGCGAATACAACCAAATACACGTTGCCCCCCCTCTAGTTGAACAACCTCGCCATGTCAGAACGTAGCAAACGCCGCAAACTAAACCCCGACTCAGAATCGCCACCAAATCTCAGCTCAGAGTCATCACCGAAACACGACCCAGAAACCCTTCCAAACATAGAGCACATCCCCGAGAAAATCCTCCTCCAAATCCTCTCCCATCTCCCCGGCCTCGACACCCTCTGGAACCTTCTCACCGCATCACCTCGCTCCCTCCGCCTCTTCAACACTCAAGCACTCACCATCATTGAaatcatcttctcaagccCGAATTCCGTCCTGCCACCGAAAATCCAGGAAATCATCCGTGCTGTTATTCTCACGCGGGCCGGCGCTCTTCCGTTCAAGAGTCGCGATGAGTTGCGCTACCAGTTTATACACCACATAGTACCTATGCAGACaatcaagaacaagacgtGTATCTCTTTTGGTCCCGATCGTTTAATAGCCGCAGACATACCGGTGTCAATTCTTCGATCCGTCGTTGCTACAGCACATCACATATCAGCTCTTACGCATGCTTGTCTATCATTCTACCTCGGACAAGTCTACAATCCGAGCATATTCGCACCGCAACATGCGCAGACTCCACTACCTCTATACAAAATAAGAGGCTCCAATCCTCCAGAGAACGACAAAACCCCCGCTTGGCACCAAGTATTCGTTGGAATGCCTTACAAAGTGGTTAATCCTGGACCACCCAGCTGGGTAGAAGAAATGCGTGTAACACGCGCCATATGGCTCATCCAACTAGTAGGAGACGTACGCTCCTTCGTCTTCTACAACTTTAGCACATCAGGCTGGTCCTACGATGACATCAACTCTACATTCCCAACATGGGCCGACAGCCTCGCCCACGACGGCTCCATGATCAACACTGGCGAAGAGATACGGTCCGTAATAGAATACCTGGAAAAACTCAACCTCCAAACAAAAAGCCAACCATTCTACAAACTCCCCAAACTCCCCGCAGACGTCAAACACGTCAACCCAGTAACCCCCCTTCCGGACCCCTGCGAAGCAACCTGGGGCGGCATAGGCATATGGTATAACTACGGCCACACAACCATCAAACTCCCTCCCACACGCGAAGCCCGAAAACTCGCAAAAAGCCCACAGCTCAGCGAAGCGTCTCTCCTCGGCCAAACGAGAGCTAGTCTTGAGAGCGAAGCCCCTGCAATAACTCAGCTCCGGCATTTCAGGGAGGGGAGATACGGCTTGCCGATTACAGAGGCGAGATTCGAGAGGTATAGGCCGTTTGGGCTGGCGTTTTGGGATAAGAGGAGATTGCAGCTGTTGGGACTTTTAGGAGAGGGGCACCAGAGTGAACGGGATCTTGATTTTTATTGCTTTGCGTGGGAGAGTTTGTTGGATGGTGAGTGGGTGAAGCATATTATGAGGGTGTTGAGACAGGGAGTTGCGTTGGAGAATGAGACTGAGGGTGGTGTATCTGTTGAatctgatgaagatgatgattctgATGTTGAAGAGTAAATACGTTTACATAAACACAATAGCTGACATCTACAGTGCTGTGAAGCCATCGCTATTGTAGGATGTCTACCCTTTTACTTTGCTATACATGCATCATACACCGTACATTGTGTAAcacatcttcaccttcaccatCACAAACCATTTCATCCCACAACTCACAATTCACAATCACAACACAatcattcattcatccatTCACAGATTATGCCCCCAAAAACCCCCACAAACACAAAAGTcaacataaaaaaaaaccccccgTCAAAGTGGTTGCACATATGCAACCCCCCGACCCCCTAACGCCATGCAATCCTCCCCTCAAAACACAAAGCCAGCGATATCCGAGTTGGCTCGCCACTATCCATGCACCTCCCACCCTCTCCATTGGTcgccgtctctctctcgctaTCTAAACGAAAAACTTCACGCTCTGCATGTCCGTTCCGTTTTGTCACACCGCCAGTCCTTGTGTAACCCGAGAAACGCGGGCAGATAGCCCGCTGGTCCATTGAGAGACGCACGACTTGCCGTCTGCAGGGAGACATTGGAGAGCTGTAAATTACATGCATATCTGCCTTAATGGTGCAATTAGGCAGCAAGCAGTCTAGAACATGGCTCGTGCTAGAGGGGAGATGGCATTGCGCAGTAGCTTAGACGCAAGTCAATCACAAAGGCAAAACGTCGTAACTGACATGTGAAGCTCGAAATAGCGAAGCAATAGAGATAGCATTTCCAACGCCACCAACACCGGATGCGTGTTTTCGCTAGTTAAATGTTTCAATCTCAAGTATAATCCCAAGCTCACAGTAATAAACCCAAAAGTAACAAGAATGCGGGTGCGAACCCCGTGTCAATCTCACATTCTTTCAAAAAGTAAACATGATCCAtccgaagagaagaagataaaCCCCAAACAttaaacaaaagaaataaaaagaacaAGTATAAACGCCCATGATCAAAAGGCGAACCGTCTATATCACAATACCGCGCTGGCTCCAGCCTCCCTTGCCCTTCCACGCCCACAAGAGCATAAAGCACGCCGCAATCACACAAAGCCCCTCCGCCCAGAAAGTAGCTGCGTAACAATGCTTTCCGTAGCAAACAGAATCGTCCGACCCATCATTACCGCCGTCGCCATTGTCCTCGCCAAAGAGTGACGGAGTCGTCGTGCGACGAGCCCCAGCTTCGTAGACTGCCGAGTAAACAAGACCCCAGAAAGTAGATCCGAAAGCAGGTAACATAGCAATGATGCCGAAATTCGTAGCAAAGTTTTCAACGCCCCAGATAATGGTCACGATGAGTGGTGTCAAACTAAAGATGGCACCATATCCGGCACCGACAAGGCCCGAGACAATCCAGAATCTGTCTGCATGGTTCTGGGCAGCGCCACTGGCAAGGAACAAAAGGCCAATGGCGAGAAGAATTGCAAAGATGAGCATAAAGACAACACGAGAAATGGCAAAGCGCTTGAGCGGGGATGAAGGGCGCGAAGGAGCGACTTGAATGTGTTGCGTCTCGGGTGCCGGAGCCAGGATATCGGTCAGAGTTCCAATCATAAGGCGAGCAATGGTGCTAGTGACGCCAAAGACGGAGACGTGAGTAGCCGCGGAAGTCTTGTTGTTGAGGTCTTCGGTGATGGGAGGCGTGAGAGTGCCAATGACGGTGCCCAGGTTGTTGATAAAGGCCTCACCAGGTCCAATCATGAGGAGGAAAGCCAAGGCGAATGGCCACATGGTGTGGTCAGTCAAGAAGCGGCGTGTCTCGGCATTGAGAACCCagttcttcttccatttcgcatcgtcatcatcgtcgccctctgcatcatcatctgcagcGGTTGCAGGAATTGCACCATAGCCAGCGTTGGACCGTCGGCTTTCCGATCGCGCGAGGAGAGAGCTTCCATCGAGAAGGCCGCTctgctccagctcttcgATGGCCTCCTCAATGAGGTCCTGCTCGTCGACAACCTTGAGAGTAAACACGCTGAGGATTCCAACGACAAATAGCAACACCGCtaggaagacgaagaagcgAAACACGTCGACATCGCCCTTGGACCCATCAGGGTTCTTCTCGTACAGGAATCGGCTGCCAAACTGGCTCAACCACATGCCGCTCAGGCCGAAGCCGGTAATGGGCATGGCCAGCGCCAGTCCTCGGTATTTTCCCTTTCCAAAGTTCTTGGCACACGTCGACACGGAGCTGATGTACATGGCGCACGTGCCGGCGCCaatcatgatgaaggcgaGCACCATGAGCGGATATGACCAGCCATTCTCGGCGCCGTGAGACTTGCCCAGCGTGTTGTACTCGTAGTCCAGCTTCTTGTAGATGCCAGCGGCAAGCCCGTATCCGCCTCCAAACAGGAATGCCGACAGCAGGGCCAGCGGCGCAACGCCGACTCGGTCGCAGACGTAGcccatgatggagatgggcagaTACAGGGCCAGGGAGCTACCGATGGCGACGCCATTGACCTGAAACTGCGTGTAGTGCAATCGCGAGAGGAACTTTGGCGCGTACAGCGAGAAGACGACAATGGAGCCTGCGCACAGGGCCGCAATGGTGGCTGCGATAAGAGAGATGAAGCGAACAATCTGCTTCGATCTTATCTGGCGGCGCCGGAGCGCAGGGTCGGAAATGCCCGACGATTCATCgccctcgtcatcgctgGTAAGGACGGAAGAGcggtcgtcatcatcaagggcCGTAGGAGCAGTCGGATAGATGAAGCGCTGGTGATCGGAGGTAGCCGAGGTCGGCATCGCGCGTGATGGATGGGGAGGAGAGCCGCGACAGCAGCAAGAGGGAATTGATTCGGTCAGGTGGAATTGGAGATGATTAATAGTTTCGCATCCTTGAACTGAAGCTAAAGAACAGATGAGGAGtgaatgaaagaagaaaaagaagaagaaaagaaggggaaaggggCCGCAAATAGAAgagcggaagaggaagagtgaCGATTGGATAGCAGGgaaaagagatggagaggacaAAGGGTGGCGATAGGAATCATAGAAGAGTCACAGCTAGGTGAGACAGCTCTTATCGGCGATAGCGCGGTTCGGAAGTGAGTGC
The sequence above is drawn from the Trichoderma breve strain T069 chromosome 5, whole genome shotgun sequence genome and encodes:
- a CDS encoding major facilitator superfamily domain-containing protein, coding for MPTSATSDHQRFIYPTAPTALDDDDRSSVLTSDDEGDESSGISDPALRRRQIRSKQIVRFISLIAATIAALCAGSIVVFSLYAPKFLSRLHYTQFQVNGVAIGSSLALYLPISIMGYVCDRVGVAPLALLSAFLFGGGYGLAAGIYKKLDYEYNTLGKSHGAENGWSYPLMVLAFIMIGAGTCAMYISSVSTCAKNFGKGKYRGLALAMPITGFGLSGMWLSQFGSRFLYEKNPDGSKGDVDVFRFFVFLAVLLFVVGILSVFTLKVVDEQDLIEEAIEELEQSGLLDGSSLLARSESRRSNAGYGAIPATAADDDAEGDDDDDAKWKKNWVLNAETRRFLTDHTMWPFALAFLLMIGPGEAFINNLGTVIGTLTPPITEDLNNKTSAATHVSVFGVTSTIARLMIGTLTDILAPAPETQHIQVAPSRPSSPLKRFAISRVVFMLIFAILLAIGLLFLASGAAQNHADRFWIVSGLVGAGYGAIFSLTPLIVTIIWGVENFATNFGIIAMLPAFGSTFWGLVYSAVYEAGARRTTTPSLFGEDNGDGGNDGSDDSVCYGKHCYAATFWAEGLCVIAACFMLLWAWKGKGGWSQRGIVI